Proteins encoded together in one Quercus lobata isolate SW786 chromosome 3, ValleyOak3.0 Primary Assembly, whole genome shotgun sequence window:
- the LOC115979217 gene encoding uncharacterized protein At4g22758-like yields the protein MLLYKPKKNQTAANKGGNRLLISITVLGSAGPIRFVVSEDELVAAVIDTALKSYAREGRLPVLGSNLNDFFLYCPNAGPEALSPWDTIGSQGVRNFMLCKKPQPVKMEGDEEGSMQQISSKGNGSGSGSWKAWINKSLNLKIYSH from the exons ATGTTGCTGTACAAGCCAAAGAAAAATCAGACCGCCGCCAACAAAGGCGGTAACAGGTTGTTGATTAGCATAACCGTGTTAGGGAGTGCCGGTCCGATCCGATTCGTGGTGAGTGAGGACGAGCTTGTCGCTGCGGTCATCGACACCGCCCTCAAATCCTACGCCCGTGAGGGTCGCCTTCCGGTTCTCGGATCCAATCTCAATGATTTCTTCCTCTACTGCCCAAATGCTGGACCTGAAg CATTGAGTCCATGGGACACAATTGGATCACAAGGAGTTCGGAATTTCATGCTGTGCAAGAAGCCCCAGCCAGTGAAAATGGAAGGAGATGAGGAAGGATCGATGCAGCAGATTTCTAGCAAGGGGAATGGGAGTGGGAGTGGGAGTTGGAAGGCATGGATCAACAAGTCCCTCAATCTCAAGATTTATTCCCATTGA
- the LOC115980796 gene encoding uncharacterized protein LOC115980796 — protein MAGDFNEPLMQEDKFGGRGVSVNWSLAFKDCLDLCNMVDMGFNGPRDRNLAESIKVFSKEATIWNRDHFGNIHQKKRRIMARIYGAQKALSIYPSSSLINLENQLQQDLEVVLDQERDLWMLKSKINWLVQGDRNTAFYHVSALARRKRNHIASVKDERGLWLSDESEVMEHFRSGFVYLYTTSLEAASRVPSHDVSWQIHLSEQAKASMGAMVTMEEIKDAIWSMKPYKAPSPDGLHADFFQRFWLVVGDSIKEEVMRAFTERKVPDYLNKTLIVLIPKI, from the exons ATGGCGGGCGATTTTAATGAACCTCTTATGCAAGAGGATAAATTTGGAGGCAGGGGTGTTAGTGTGAATTGGTCTCTGGCCTTTAAAGATTGCTTAGATTTATGCAATATGGTTGATATGGGTTTTAATGGGCCAAG GGACAGGAACTTAGCTGAGTCTATTAAGGTTTTTTCTAAGGAAGCTACCATCTGGAACAGGGATCATTTTGGGAATATCCACCAGAAGAAGAGGAGAATCATGGCTAGAATCTATGGTGCCCAAAAAGCTCTCTCCATCTATCCAAGCTCCTCCCTCATTAATCTCGAGAATCAGCTGCAGCAAGATCTGGAGGTTGTGTTAGACCAAGAGAGGGATCTTTGGATGTTGAAATCCAAAATTAATTGGTTGGTCCAGGGAGACCGCAATACAGCTTTTTATCATGTATCTGCCTTAGCCAGAAGGAAAAGAAACCATATTGCCTCAGTCAAAGACGAGAGGGGTTTGTGGTTATCTGATGAGAGTGAAGTCATGGAACACTTTAGAAGTGGTTTTGTTTACCTGTACACCACTTCTCTTGAGGCAGCCTCTCGGGTTCCTAGCCATGATGTTTCCTGGCAGATTCATTTGTCTGAGCAAGCTAAGGCATCAATGGGTGCCATGGTCACCATGGAAGAAATTAAAGATGCTATATGGTCCATGAAACCGTATAAGGCTCCAAGTCCGGATGGTCTCCATGCTGATTTCTTTCAACGTTTCTGGCTTGTAGTTGGGGATTCTATTAAGGAGGAAGTTATGAGAGCTTTCACTGAGAGAAAGGTTCCCGATTATCTCAACAAAACCCTCATTGTGCTCATTCCCAAAATCTAG